A portion of the Brevundimonas pondensis genome contains these proteins:
- a CDS encoding TonB-dependent receptor — protein sequence MALSASVRARLGVTVSAATLLLASGSAWAQAGGQSSPQGADQATAVDDIIVTAQKREESIQDVPIAVSAFSAENLDALKIEGGSELVRAIPNVTFSKANFSMYNFSIRGIGTKAISASSDPAVAVSFNNSPLIRNRLFEQEYLDVQRVEVLRGPQGTLYGRNATGGVVNMIPRLPDDVFEGVVKGEVGNYNSRRMSAMVNLPITESFGVRLAGSSTKRDGFDYNSFNDTKVNDRDMWSTRFSAAWEPNDRFRTNLIWEHFEEDDQRSRTGKQLCTTDPGPSRVGTVNITSSVIQNRLSQGCLPGSLYSDAAYGVPNGGAFAHVFLASLSFGDNAQGVPVQAVPLGTDPYAGLTQSRNLREIATSYDPVFRVKNDVVQFNMEFDISDQLKLISQTAYSEDNYYSSQDYNRFVSNPIFNSTDGLFDSLRQPIIGPSALPGGYYTDPQLGTSNRMVSVDLSRSDNRQWSQELRLQSDFEGRFNFSIGANYLDFKSQDDYYVFNNLFTFLAEYYYNNAVGLPSNQGRQKLLCTPQATKECVYVDPTSIDKLAGDGHNYFRSKNVIHTRSWAIFGEAYWDISPDMRLTAGLRYTDDRKVSTPYPSQLLLGADRGNPGPSSGGYVSRGYPALPDIDQRWDAVTGRLVLDWKPVTPFTDDTLVYASYARGYKGGGANPPRVDINPQVIQYQPLAETFEPEYVNAFEIGMKNSLYDGKVRLNATAFYYDYTDYQVSQIVDRISLNENFDARSMGLELETVFQPTRNLRIDANLGYLKTRIGDGEGSIDVMNRTQGNADWMVLRPWLQVPSNCVAPTKHVQTILSRPFPDNLKTGALQALCGGSLRTGTFDPNYTSSVPFWRLFGFTYDPLTEAPNGGRGFEADLSGNELPNSPNWTANIGAQYTFFLGDWDLTIRGDYYYQGSSYARVYNTEYDRLRSWDNANLSVTLERSDDGLVFQAYVKNLFDKTPITDAFTNSDDTGLTTNVFTLDPRLVAFSVSKRF from the coding sequence ATGGCTTTATCAGCCAGTGTTCGTGCGCGCCTGGGCGTTACCGTGTCTGCCGCAACCTTGTTGTTGGCTTCCGGGTCCGCCTGGGCTCAAGCGGGCGGACAGTCGTCGCCGCAGGGCGCTGATCAGGCGACGGCTGTGGATGACATCATCGTCACGGCGCAGAAGCGTGAGGAATCGATTCAGGACGTGCCGATCGCCGTTTCGGCTTTTTCGGCCGAGAACCTGGATGCGCTCAAGATCGAGGGCGGGTCGGAGCTGGTTCGGGCCATACCGAACGTGACCTTTTCCAAGGCGAACTTCAGCATGTATAATTTCTCGATCCGCGGGATCGGGACCAAAGCGATTTCAGCCAGCAGCGACCCTGCGGTGGCGGTGAGCTTCAACAACAGCCCCCTGATCCGCAATCGCCTGTTCGAGCAGGAATATCTGGACGTTCAACGGGTCGAGGTCCTTCGCGGACCCCAGGGCACGCTTTACGGTCGCAATGCGACCGGCGGCGTCGTCAACATGATCCCGAGGCTTCCGGACGATGTTTTCGAAGGCGTGGTCAAGGGCGAAGTCGGAAATTACAATAGCCGGCGCATGTCGGCCATGGTCAACCTGCCGATCACGGAATCGTTTGGCGTGCGCCTGGCGGGCTCTTCGACCAAGCGTGACGGATTTGACTACAACAGCTTCAACGACACCAAGGTCAACGACCGCGATATGTGGTCGACCCGCTTTTCTGCGGCGTGGGAACCGAATGATCGCTTCCGCACCAATCTGATTTGGGAGCATTTCGAGGAAGACGACCAGCGTTCCCGAACGGGCAAGCAACTATGCACTACCGATCCGGGCCCAAGTCGGGTTGGCACGGTCAATATCACCTCGTCGGTGATACAGAACCGCCTGAGCCAGGGGTGTCTTCCCGGATCCCTGTATAGCGATGCCGCCTACGGCGTGCCAAACGGCGGGGCCTTCGCTCATGTCTTCCTGGCGTCGCTGTCTTTCGGAGATAATGCGCAAGGTGTGCCCGTTCAGGCTGTGCCTCTGGGCACCGACCCCTATGCAGGACTGACCCAGTCGCGAAACCTGCGAGAAATTGCGACCAGCTACGACCCTGTTTTCAGGGTGAAGAATGATGTCGTCCAGTTCAACATGGAGTTCGACATCAGCGATCAGCTGAAGCTGATTTCGCAAACGGCCTATTCGGAGGACAACTACTATTCCTCTCAGGATTACAATCGGTTCGTTTCGAATCCGATCTTCAACAGCACGGATGGGCTATTCGATTCCCTGAGGCAGCCGATTATCGGCCCCTCAGCCTTGCCTGGCGGCTACTACACCGACCCGCAACTGGGCACGTCGAACCGAATGGTGTCGGTCGATCTGAGCCGTTCGGACAACCGGCAATGGTCGCAGGAGTTGCGCCTGCAGTCCGATTTTGAGGGACGTTTCAACTTCAGTATTGGCGCCAACTATCTGGATTTCAAATCTCAAGACGATTATTACGTTTTCAACAACCTTTTTACATTCCTGGCTGAATATTATTACAATAATGCTGTTGGACTTCCGTCCAATCAGGGGCGGCAAAAGCTTCTGTGCACGCCGCAGGCGACCAAGGAATGTGTGTATGTCGATCCGACGTCGATCGATAAGCTTGCAGGTGACGGTCACAACTATTTCCGCAGCAAGAACGTCATCCATACGCGTTCGTGGGCCATATTCGGTGAGGCCTATTGGGACATCTCGCCGGACATGCGCCTGACGGCCGGTCTGCGTTACACTGACGACCGCAAGGTCAGCACGCCCTATCCAAGCCAACTGCTGCTTGGCGCCGACCGCGGCAATCCCGGCCCCTCCTCGGGCGGCTATGTCAGCCGTGGCTATCCCGCGTTGCCCGATATCGATCAGCGATGGGACGCGGTGACGGGACGGTTGGTATTGGACTGGAAGCCGGTGACGCCGTTCACCGACGACACCCTGGTTTATGCGTCGTACGCACGCGGCTACAAGGGCGGCGGCGCCAATCCGCCGCGGGTCGATATCAACCCTCAGGTTATCCAGTACCAGCCGTTGGCCGAGACCTTTGAGCCGGAATACGTCAACGCCTTTGAAATCGGGATGAAGAACTCGCTCTATGACGGCAAGGTCCGTCTGAACGCGACGGCCTTCTACTATGACTACACCGATTATCAGGTGTCGCAGATCGTCGATCGTATCTCCCTGAATGAGAACTTTGATGCTCGCAGCATGGGACTGGAGCTCGAGACGGTGTTCCAGCCCACGCGCAATCTCCGCATCGACGCCAACCTCGGCTATCTGAAGACCCGGATCGGAGACGGTGAAGGTTCAATCGACGTCATGAACCGTACCCAGGGCAATGCTGACTGGATGGTTTTGCGGCCCTGGCTGCAGGTACCGTCCAATTGCGTCGCGCCGACAAAGCATGTGCAAACCATTCTTTCGCGGCCCTTCCCGGACAATCTTAAGACAGGGGCTTTGCAGGCTCTCTGCGGCGGTTCTTTGAGAACCGGAACCTTTGATCCCAACTACACATCCAGCGTTCCCTTCTGGCGGCTCTTTGGTTTCACCTATGATCCATTGACCGAAGCCCCCAACGGGGGGCGAGGGTTCGAAGCCGATCTAAGCGGCAATGAACTGCCCAATTCGCCGAACTGGACCGCGAATATCGGGGCTCAGTACACCTTCTTCCTGGGGGATTGGGATCTCACAATCCGTGGCGACTACTACTACCAGGGCAGCAGCTATGCGCGTGTTTACAACACTGAGTACGACCGTCTGAGGTCATGGGACAACGCCAACCTGTCGGTGACGCTGGAGCGCTCTGATGATGGTCTGGTGTTCCAGGCATACGTCAAGAACCTGTTCGACAAGACGCCGATCACCGATGCCTTCACCAACAGCGACGACACCGGCCTGACCACCAATGTTTTCACTCTGGACCCGCGGCTCGTGGCGTTCAGCGTTTCCAAGCGCTTCTAG
- a CDS encoding FAD-binding dehydrogenase, whose protein sequence is MAGLVATHELTRRGRRVALVDQENPANLGGQAFWSFGGLFLVDSPEQRRLNLSDSFDLAWRDWQGSAGWDRLEGRLAEDEWAVRWARAYVEFAAGEKRSWLKQHGISLTPMVGWAERGAGQAFGHGNSVPRFHVAWGTGTGVSEPFASRAREAAESARLTFHHRHRVDHLLVEGGRIAGVSGAVLAPDPAPRGAPSNRDVIGSFTLRAQAVVLASGGIGGDHDKVRRFWPERLGSPPRSMITGVPAYVDGRLLDIAGEAGARLVNRDRMWHYVEGVQNWAPVWPQHAIRILPGPSPLWLDALGRQLPAPALPGHDTMATLKHLRTTPDLAGHDHSWFIVSQKILEKEFALSGSEQNLDITERNLLKVLMSRLGKGAPPAVDAFKHKGADFVFADDLETLVARMNSLTERPLLDPALVRQQIEDRDAQMDNPYSKDFQIMSIHNSRRYLGDKLARTATPHRLLDPRAGPLIGVRLHVLTRKSLGGLQTDLSSQVLKADGTPFEGLYAAGEAAGFGGGGLHGYNALEGTFLGGCIFSGRAAGRALAGQV, encoded by the coding sequence TTGGCCGGGCTTGTCGCCACGCATGAACTGACCCGGAGGGGGCGAAGAGTTGCGCTGGTTGATCAGGAAAACCCGGCCAATCTCGGCGGCCAGGCCTTCTGGTCGTTCGGCGGTTTGTTTCTGGTGGATTCTCCTGAACAAAGGCGACTGAACCTATCCGACAGCTTCGACCTCGCGTGGCGCGACTGGCAGGGCAGCGCCGGATGGGACCGGCTGGAGGGGCGGCTGGCCGAGGACGAATGGGCGGTGCGATGGGCCCGCGCCTATGTCGAATTCGCTGCGGGCGAAAAGCGATCCTGGCTGAAACAGCATGGCATCAGCCTGACTCCCATGGTCGGTTGGGCCGAGCGGGGCGCCGGACAAGCGTTCGGCCATGGCAATTCCGTCCCGCGCTTTCACGTCGCCTGGGGCACGGGGACGGGCGTATCAGAGCCGTTCGCCTCCCGCGCGCGGGAGGCTGCTGAAAGCGCGCGATTGACCTTCCACCACCGTCACCGCGTCGATCACCTGTTGGTCGAAGGCGGACGCATCGCGGGGGTGTCGGGCGCAGTCCTGGCGCCGGACCCGGCGCCGCGCGGCGCGCCCTCGAACCGCGACGTGATCGGGAGCTTCACCCTCAGGGCGCAGGCCGTCGTCCTCGCCTCGGGCGGCATCGGCGGCGACCATGACAAGGTGCGGCGCTTCTGGCCCGAGCGACTGGGTTCGCCGCCGAGGTCGATGATCACCGGCGTGCCCGCCTATGTCGATGGGCGGTTGCTGGACATCGCTGGCGAGGCCGGGGCGCGGCTCGTGAACCGCGACCGCATGTGGCACTACGTCGAGGGGGTGCAGAATTGGGCTCCCGTCTGGCCCCAACACGCCATCCGCATCCTGCCCGGCCCGTCGCCCCTGTGGCTGGACGCTCTGGGACGGCAACTGCCCGCCCCCGCCCTGCCGGGCCACGACACCATGGCCACGCTGAAGCACCTGCGGACGACGCCGGATCTGGCCGGGCACGACCACTCCTGGTTCATCGTCAGCCAGAAAATCCTGGAGAAGGAGTTCGCCCTGTCGGGGTCCGAGCAGAACCTCGACATCACCGAACGCAACCTGCTGAAGGTCCTGATGTCGCGTCTGGGCAAGGGCGCGCCGCCCGCGGTGGACGCTTTCAAGCACAAGGGCGCGGACTTCGTCTTCGCCGACGATCTGGAGACCCTGGTCGCCAGAATGAACAGCCTGACCGAACGCCCCCTGCTGGACCCAGCCCTGGTCCGTCAGCAGATCGAAGATCGCGACGCCCAGATGGACAATCCCTATTCCAAGGATTTCCAGATCATGAGCATCCACAACAGCCGCCGCTACCTGGGCGACAAGCTCGCGCGCACGGCGACGCCGCACCGGCTGCTGGACCCCAGGGCCGGGCCGCTGATCGGAGTCAGGCTGCACGTCCTGACACGCAAGTCGCTGGGCGGGCTTCAGACCGATCTGTCGAGTCAGGTGCTGAAGGCCGACGGCACACCGTTCGAGGGACTATACGCCGCAGGCGAGGCTGCGGGCTTCGGCGGCGGCGGATTGCATGGTTACAATGCGCTGGAAGGCACCTTCCTGGGCGGGTGTATCTTCTCGGGCCGGGCGGCGGGGCGCGCTCTCGCCGGTCAGGTCTGA
- a CDS encoding bile acid:sodium symporter family protein, producing MDSPLAMIGLPVALGVIMFGLGLDLTPGDFARIGKRPKAVAIALICQLLLLPAICFGLVLLFRLPPVLAVGMMLLAASPGGTTANLYSHLFRGDVALNISLTAINSVIAVLTLPVIVNLSIAWFQPGDMTVGLQLKKTIEVFMIVLAPVCLGMLVRGFKPGFAHAMDRPVRLASVIILTLVIAGAVVSNFAVLKNDFIALAGIVVSFCVLSLGIGFVVPRLFRINREQSIASAFEVGLHNATLAIVIAQSVLMVPDMSLPAAVYGMLMFPLAAVFGLLITRMRSPQATPKTA from the coding sequence ATGGATTCACCTCTGGCCATGATCGGTCTGCCGGTCGCGTTGGGCGTCATCATGTTCGGGCTGGGGCTGGACCTGACGCCCGGCGACTTCGCCCGCATCGGCAAGCGCCCCAAGGCGGTCGCCATCGCCTTGATCTGTCAGCTGCTGCTCCTGCCCGCCATCTGTTTCGGCCTGGTGCTGCTGTTCCGCCTGCCGCCGGTTCTGGCGGTCGGGATGATGCTGCTGGCGGCCTCGCCTGGCGGCACCACGGCCAATCTCTACAGCCACCTTTTCCGTGGCGACGTGGCTTTGAACATCAGCCTGACGGCGATCAATTCGGTCATCGCGGTCCTGACCTTGCCGGTGATCGTCAACCTATCGATCGCCTGGTTCCAGCCGGGCGACATGACGGTGGGGCTGCAACTCAAGAAGACCATCGAGGTCTTCATGATCGTCCTGGCCCCTGTCTGTCTGGGCATGCTTGTGCGTGGCTTCAAGCCCGGCTTCGCCCACGCCATGGACAGGCCGGTGCGATTGGCCTCGGTCATTATCCTGACCCTGGTGATCGCAGGCGCGGTCGTGTCCAACTTCGCTGTGCTGAAGAACGACTTCATCGCCCTGGCCGGCATTGTCGTCAGCTTCTGCGTCCTCAGCCTGGGCATAGGCTTCGTCGTGCCGCGCCTCTTCCGCATCAACCGTGAACAGTCGATCGCCAGCGCCTTCGAGGTCGGTCTGCACAACGCCACCCTGGCCATCGTCATCGCCCAGTCGGTGCTGATGGTCCCCGACATGTCATTGCCCGCCGCGGTTTATGGCATGCTGATGTTCCCCCTGGCGGCGGTCTTCGGCCTGCTGATCACACGCATGCGCTCACCGCAGGCGACGCCGAAAACCGCCTAA
- a CDS encoding AMP-binding protein: MTDLAVESAASAEADRLWAERFWTAHYRAGVPARIDDELARWTSVQQMFEADSRRFAERPGYVSLGTALTYGQVLTAAKAFGAWLQSIGVLPGDRVALMMPNSLQYPTALFGVLFAGAVVVNVNPLYTPRELQHQLKDSGAVAIVVMDMFARTLEQAREGTQVRHVVVTSMGDMMPGLKGVAVSAMMRHVQKLVPAYRLPGAHRWKPMMRRARRLTLKPVETKPEDIAFLQYTGGTSGVTKGAMLTHRNILANTLQGRAWVLDQIDQGEVIGNVTMLPLYHIFSLTANLMMFTGAGGRNILIANPRDAKRVEWILRKERFVGMTGLNTLFSSLLKTEAFRNRDFSDLKLTIAGGMATQKVVAEEWEAVTGAPLVDGYGLTETSPVVCIGRVDLANPETMGFDGTVGLPVPSTEVRMRRDDGSWAGIDEPGELCVRGPQVMLGYWQRPDETAKAISADGWLATGDVGVMQANGRVRLVDRIKDMILVSGFNVYPGEIEDVVASHPLVEEVAAVGVPDPVQGEKIKIVVVPRSPELTAEMLIAHCRAQLTAYKTPRLVEFRTEPLPKTPVGKVLRRELR; the protein is encoded by the coding sequence ATGACCGATCTGGCCGTCGAAAGCGCCGCTTCAGCCGAGGCGGACCGGCTGTGGGCCGAGCGGTTCTGGACCGCCCATTATCGCGCGGGCGTGCCGGCGCGGATCGACGACGAACTGGCGCGCTGGACCTCGGTGCAGCAGATGTTCGAGGCGGACTCGCGCCGCTTCGCCGAACGGCCCGGCTATGTCAGCCTGGGCACTGCCCTGACCTATGGCCAGGTGCTGACGGCGGCCAAGGCCTTCGGGGCCTGGCTGCAATCCATCGGCGTCCTGCCCGGCGACCGGGTGGCGCTGATGATGCCCAACAGCCTGCAATATCCGACGGCCCTGTTCGGGGTCCTGTTCGCCGGCGCCGTGGTGGTCAACGTCAACCCGCTCTACACGCCGCGTGAGCTGCAGCATCAGCTGAAGGACAGCGGCGCGGTGGCCATCGTGGTGATGGACATGTTCGCCAGGACGCTGGAGCAGGCGCGCGAGGGGACGCAGGTCCGCCACGTCGTCGTCACGTCGATGGGCGACATGATGCCGGGCCTGAAGGGCGTCGCCGTCAGTGCCATGATGCGCCATGTGCAGAAGCTGGTTCCGGCTTACCGCCTGCCGGGCGCGCATCGCTGGAAGCCGATGATGCGGCGGGCGCGGCGCCTGACGCTGAAGCCGGTCGAGACGAAGCCTGAGGACATCGCCTTCCTGCAATACACCGGGGGCACGTCGGGGGTGACCAAGGGGGCCATGCTGACCCACCGCAACATCCTGGCCAATACGCTGCAGGGCCGCGCCTGGGTGCTGGATCAGATCGATCAGGGCGAGGTGATCGGCAACGTCACCATGCTGCCGCTCTATCATATCTTCTCCCTGACGGCGAACCTGATGATGTTCACCGGGGCGGGGGGGCGCAACATCCTGATCGCCAATCCGCGCGACGCCAAGCGGGTGGAATGGATCCTGCGCAAGGAGCGTTTCGTCGGCATGACGGGGCTGAACACCCTGTTTTCCAGCCTGCTGAAGACCGAGGCGTTCCGCAATCGCGACTTCTCGGACCTGAAGCTGACCATCGCCGGGGGCATGGCGACGCAGAAGGTGGTGGCCGAGGAATGGGAGGCGGTGACGGGCGCGCCGCTTGTCGACGGCTACGGCCTGACGGAGACCTCGCCGGTGGTCTGCATCGGGCGGGTCGATCTGGCCAACCCCGAGACCATGGGCTTTGACGGCACGGTCGGCTTGCCGGTGCCCTCGACCGAGGTGCGGATGCGCCGCGACGACGGCAGCTGGGCGGGGATCGACGAGCCAGGCGAGCTGTGCGTGCGCGGGCCTCAGGTCATGTTGGGCTACTGGCAGAGGCCGGACGAGACGGCCAAGGCCATTTCGGCGGACGGCTGGCTGGCCACGGGCGACGTCGGGGTGATGCAGGCCAATGGCCGGGTGCGGCTGGTGGACCGGATCAAGGACATGATCCTGGTCTCGGGCTTCAACGTCTATCCGGGCGAGATCGAGGACGTGGTGGCGTCGCACCCGCTGGTTGAGGAGGTGGCCGCCGTCGGCGTGCCCGATCCGGTCCAGGGCGAGAAGATCAAGATCGTCGTCGTGCCGCGCTCGCCCGAGCTGACGGCTGAGATGCTGATCGCCCACTGCCGGGCGCAGCTGACGGCTTACAAGACGCCGCGTCTGGTCGAGTTCAGAACTGAGCCCCTACCCAAGACGCCGGTCGGCAAGGTGCTGCGGCGCGAACTGCGCTGA
- a CDS encoding acetyl-CoA C-acetyltransferase, whose amino-acid sequence MLTASAPRRVAILGGNRIPFARSNTAYAEASNQEMLTAALQGLADRYNLHGLRLGEVAAGAVLKLSRDIALTRESLLDTTIGHDTPTYDVSQACGTGLEAAILVANKIALGQIEVGIAGGVDTTSDAPIGLNEKFRKALLAANREKTTGGRIKALLGAGLTAPFKPEPPRNAEPRTGLSMGESCEQMAKRWAIPREDQDALAVASHRNAAAAWEAGLFDDLVTPFRGLERDNNLRPDIDPARLATMKPVFDRANGTLTAANSTPLTDGASTVLLASEDWAKARGLPVLAYLRTGETAAVDFVKGDEGLLMAPAYAVPRMLAKLGLTLQEFDLYEIHEAFAAQVLCTLKAWQDEDYARTRLGLDRAPGAIDMSKLNVNGGSLAAGHPFAATGGRILANLATMIDRRGGGRGLISICAAGGQGVVAVVEK is encoded by the coding sequence ATGCTGACCGCTTCCGCCCCGCGCCGGGTCGCCATTCTGGGCGGCAACCGCATTCCCTTCGCGCGGTCCAACACCGCCTATGCGGAAGCCTCCAATCAGGAGATGCTGACGGCGGCGCTGCAAGGTCTGGCTGACCGTTACAACCTGCACGGGCTGCGGCTGGGCGAGGTGGCGGCGGGGGCGGTGTTGAAGCTGTCGCGCGACATCGCCCTGACGCGCGAGAGCCTGTTGGACACCACCATCGGTCACGACACCCCGACCTATGACGTCAGTCAGGCCTGCGGCACGGGGCTGGAGGCGGCCATTCTGGTGGCCAACAAGATCGCCCTGGGCCAGATCGAGGTCGGCATCGCCGGCGGGGTGGACACCACCTCGGATGCGCCGATCGGATTGAACGAGAAGTTCCGCAAGGCCCTGTTGGCGGCCAACCGTGAGAAGACCACCGGCGGGCGCATCAAGGCCCTTCTGGGCGCCGGTCTGACTGCCCCCTTCAAGCCCGAGCCGCCGCGCAACGCCGAGCCGCGCACCGGCCTGTCGATGGGCGAGAGCTGCGAGCAGATGGCCAAGCGCTGGGCCATTCCGCGCGAGGATCAGGACGCCTTGGCCGTGGCCAGCCACCGCAACGCCGCCGCCGCCTGGGAGGCCGGGCTGTTCGACGATCTGGTCACGCCCTTCCGGGGGCTGGAGCGCGACAACAATCTGAGACCCGACATCGACCCGGCCAGACTGGCGACGATGAAGCCGGTGTTCGACCGCGCCAACGGCACGCTGACGGCGGCCAATTCCACGCCCCTGACCGACGGCGCCTCGACCGTGCTGCTGGCCAGCGAGGACTGGGCGAAGGCGCGCGGCCTGCCGGTGCTGGCTTACCTGCGCACTGGCGAGACGGCGGCGGTGGACTTTGTGAAGGGCGACGAGGGGCTGCTGATGGCGCCCGCCTATGCCGTGCCGCGCATGCTGGCCAAGCTGGGTCTGACGCTTCAGGAGTTCGACCTTTATGAAATCCACGAGGCCTTTGCGGCTCAGGTTTTGTGCACGCTGAAGGCGTGGCAGGATGAGGACTACGCTCGCACCCGTCTGGGGCTGGATCGGGCGCCGGGGGCCATCGACATGAGCAAGCTGAACGTCAATGGCGGTTCGCTGGCGGCGGGACATCCGTTCGCGGCGACCGGCGGGCGCATCCTGGCCAATCTGGCGACCATGATTGACCGGCGCGGCGGCGGGCGCGGCCTGATCTCGATCTGCGCGGCGGGCGGTCAGGGCGTGGTGGCGGTGGTGGAAAAATGA
- a CDS encoding MaoC family dehydratase yields the protein MTAAIERFDAPLSGAAVVGGALRGMVRAKGGEAVLPQRVLQREVGLEAEAVSACARLCGFASEQGVPITAPHILAFPLQMRLMLGADFPYPAMGLVHLHNRIRQYARLNIGDRLTLTAKAGRFLAHDKGQAFTLETTATRDGATAWEGTSVYLRLGRPGQGDPAPVLAGDEADRLVEAWTLPADLGRRYARVSGDANPIHTSAMGARLFGFRRAIAHGMWTKARAVAALSPLAPLDAAEVEVAFRAPLFLPGQAGLYVGSAGTSRDFEVRDAAAARAHLRGRLTLSPEDSVAC from the coding sequence ATGACGGCGGCGATCGAGCGTTTCGACGCGCCCCTGTCGGGGGCGGCGGTGGTCGGCGGGGCGCTGCGGGGCATGGTGCGGGCCAAGGGCGGTGAGGCGGTTCTGCCGCAGCGCGTCTTGCAGCGCGAGGTCGGGCTGGAGGCCGAGGCCGTGAGCGCCTGCGCCCGGTTGTGCGGCTTCGCCTCGGAACAGGGCGTGCCGATCACCGCGCCGCACATCCTGGCCTTTCCGCTGCAGATGCGGTTGATGCTGGGAGCGGACTTTCCCTATCCGGCCATGGGGTTGGTGCATCTGCATAACCGCATCCGCCAGTACGCGCGGCTGAATATCGGCGATCGGCTGACGCTGACGGCGAAGGCGGGGCGGTTCCTTGCCCACGACAAGGGGCAGGCCTTCACGCTGGAGACCACGGCGACGCGCGACGGCGCGACAGCGTGGGAGGGAACGAGCGTCTATCTGCGGCTGGGGCGTCCCGGTCAGGGCGATCCGGCCCCGGTGCTGGCGGGCGACGAGGCTGACCGGCTGGTCGAGGCCTGGACCCTTCCGGCCGATCTGGGCCGTCGCTATGCGCGGGTTTCGGGCGACGCCAATCCGATCCACACCTCGGCTATGGGGGCGCGGCTGTTCGGCTTCCGCCGCGCCATCGCCCACGGCATGTGGACCAAGGCGCGAGCCGTCGCCGCCCTGTCGCCGTTGGCGCCGCTGGACGCCGCCGAGGTCGAGGTCGCCTTCCGCGCGCCGCTGTTCCTGCCGGGACAGGCGGGGCTCTATGTGGGCTCGGCCGGAACAAGCCGTGATTTCGAGGTGCGCGACGCTGCCGCCGCCCGCGCCCATCTGCGGGGTCGGTTGACCCTTTCGCCTGAGGATTCTGTTGCATGCTGA
- a CDS encoding 3-oxoacyl-ACP reductase, with protein MSDRYLDFANSGVGGWLTGALGLPRPAPLQRRAEAGAGLVGPLLLGPDGNGRLAAILGRLAGAAGQKTHAAWSPDVRYGGLVFDASNCVDAASAQGLYRFFHQAIRSVAEHGRILVIGTPPELMADVGGEAIQRGLEGFVRSLAKEARRSIAVHMLYIAPGAEGAAESTLEFLLSPRSAYVSGQPIRVGAGVAGVDQAGHKGRRVLVTGASRGIGEAITRLFVAEGAQVVALDVAGAVEGLSALKAGLGVETLALDITAPDAAESLLADALARGGYDVVIHNAGITLDRTIARMEPREWDSVMAVNLTAPLAITRTLVEGGGRRPNGRIVAVSSLSGIAGNMGQSNYALSKAAWIGAVRRLAPQLVEQGITINAVAPGFIETQMTAAIPFAIREAGRRMNSMGQGGHPADVAETIAWLADPASGGVNGQVVRVCGQSLLGA; from the coding sequence ATGAGCGACCGGTATCTGGACTTCGCCAACTCGGGCGTCGGCGGCTGGCTGACGGGGGCCCTGGGCCTGCCACGCCCGGCGCCTTTGCAACGTCGCGCCGAGGCGGGGGCGGGGCTGGTCGGGCCTTTGCTGTTGGGGCCGGACGGGAATGGGCGGTTGGCGGCGATCCTCGGACGGCTGGCCGGGGCGGCGGGTCAGAAGACCCACGCCGCGTGGTCCCCCGACGTGCGCTATGGCGGGCTGGTGTTCGACGCCTCGAACTGCGTCGACGCGGCCTCGGCCCAGGGGCTCTATCGCTTCTTCCATCAGGCCATCCGTTCGGTGGCCGAGCATGGCCGCATCCTGGTGATCGGCACGCCGCCTGAGCTGATGGCCGACGTAGGGGGCGAGGCGATCCAGCGAGGCTTGGAAGGCTTTGTCCGCTCTCTGGCCAAGGAGGCGCGACGCAGCATCGCCGTCCACATGCTCTATATCGCGCCGGGGGCGGAAGGCGCTGCCGAAAGCACGCTGGAATTCCTGCTGTCGCCGCGGTCGGCCTATGTCTCGGGCCAGCCGATCCGCGTGGGCGCCGGCGTGGCCGGCGTCGATCAGGCGGGTCACAAGGGACGACGCGTTCTGGTCACCGGCGCCTCGCGCGGCATAGGCGAGGCCATCACCCGCCTGTTCGTCGCCGAGGGGGCGCAGGTCGTCGCTCTGGACGTGGCGGGAGCGGTGGAAGGGCTGTCAGCCCTGAAGGCCGGGCTGGGCGTCGAGACCTTGGCGCTGGACATCACGGCGCCGGACGCCGCCGAGAGCCTGCTGGCCGATGCTCTGGCGCGTGGGGGCTACGACGTGGTGATCCATAATGCGGGCATCACCCTCGACCGTACCATCGCCCGCATGGAGCCGCGCGAGTGGGACAGCGTCATGGCGGTCAACCTGACGGCGCCCCTGGCCATCACGCGGACCCTGGTCGAGGGCGGGGGGCGACGTCCCAACGGGCGGATCGTCGCCGTTTCCTCGCTGAGCGGCATCGCCGGCAACATGGGGCAGAGCAACTACGCCCTGTCGAAGGCCGCCTGGATCGGGGCGGTGCGGCGGTTGGCGCCGCAGCTGGTGGAGCAGGGGATCACCATCAACGCCGTGGCGCCCGGCTTCATCGAGACCCAGATGACCGCCGCCATTCCCTTCGCCATCCGTGAGGCCGGGCGGCGCATGAACAGCATGGGGCAGGGCGGTCATCCGGCCGATGTGGCCGAGACGATCGCCTGGCTGGCCGATCCGGCCTCGGGCGGGGTCAACGGCCAGGTGGTGCGGGTCTGCGGCCAGAGCCTGCTGGGCGCATGA